A stretch of Desulfuromonas thiophila DNA encodes these proteins:
- a CDS encoding CGGC domain-containing protein: MTASDKTYLVVVQCHLVQQRCSGFHCEKAFTDRTGGFARYADQPGLRRLSLTCGGCCGRALQRKLSHLLRSAHQRDGIEPAQVVVHLASCICKDNHHGPPCPHLDYLKILVSRLGLDLVEDSWISRTAEKRRQQGLYTPNGEPEQTVVVSSPVRPLP, translated from the coding sequence ATGACAGCAAGCGATAAAACCTATCTGGTGGTGGTGCAGTGCCACCTAGTGCAGCAGCGCTGCAGCGGCTTTCACTGCGAAAAAGCCTTTACCGACCGCACCGGCGGCTTTGCCCGTTATGCCGATCAGCCCGGCTTGCGGCGGCTGAGTCTGACCTGTGGCGGCTGTTGTGGCCGTGCCCTGCAGCGCAAGCTCAGTCATTTGCTGCGCAGCGCCCACCAGCGTGACGGCATTGAACCGGCGCAGGTGGTGGTACATCTGGCCTCCTGCATCTGCAAGGACAACCACCACGGGCCACCCTGCCCGCACCTGGATTATCTCAAAATCCTGGTCAGTCGTCTGGGGCTGGATCTGGTTGAAGACAGCTGGATCTCACGCACAGCTGAAAAACGCCGGCAGCAGGGACTCTACACCCCCAATGGCGAGCCGGAACAAACCGTTGTGGTCAGCAGCCCGGTCCGGCCGCTGCCTTGA
- a CDS encoding 4Fe-4S binding protein, producing the protein MNPTFPRPAALNRPSRWRQLIQWLFLLWILWLGWRFGQFVGHFTSQGATAFVPRPAGVDGFLPIGGLASLKLWLLRGEIDPSHPAALVLLLTFLAMSLLAKKSFCSWLCPVGTLSEGAWKLGRKLLGRNWRMWRWLDIPLRGLKYALLGFFVKILLLDMPSFAIASFLQSPYWAISDVKMLRFFTAPSSLTLTVVGVATLLSLVYQNFWCRYLCPYGALLGLFSLLSPFKIRRERHSCTSCQRCSAACPALLPVHRLDTVMSVECTGCLTCVDSCPHGSLRMGTLIERKPLPRWVFPLLVLVLYSGGVSLGMVSGHWHSSLEYSDYLRLIPLADRIGH; encoded by the coding sequence ATGAACCCAACCTTCCCGCGTCCTGCCGCCCTCAACCGGCCGAGCCGCTGGCGGCAACTGATACAATGGCTGTTCCTGTTGTGGATTCTGTGGCTGGGCTGGCGCTTCGGCCAATTCGTTGGCCATTTTACCAGCCAGGGGGCAACCGCCTTTGTACCACGCCCGGCCGGTGTCGATGGCTTTTTGCCCATTGGCGGTCTGGCCAGCCTGAAATTGTGGCTGCTGCGCGGCGAAATCGACCCCAGCCACCCGGCAGCGCTGGTGCTGCTGCTGACCTTTCTGGCCATGAGTCTGCTGGCGAAAAAATCCTTCTGTTCCTGGCTCTGTCCGGTCGGCACCCTGTCGGAAGGCGCCTGGAAGCTGGGCCGCAAGCTGCTGGGCCGCAACTGGCGCATGTGGCGCTGGCTCGATATTCCGCTGCGCGGGCTGAAGTACGCCTTGCTGGGCTTTTTCGTCAAGATTCTGCTGCTCGACATGCCCAGCTTCGCCATCGCGTCCTTTCTGCAATCGCCCTACTGGGCCATCAGCGACGTAAAAATGTTGCGCTTTTTCACCGCGCCGTCCAGCCTGACCCTGACGGTCGTCGGGGTCGCGACACTGCTGTCGCTGGTGTACCAAAACTTCTGGTGCCGCTATCTGTGCCCCTATGGCGCACTGCTCGGACTGTTCAGTCTGCTCAGCCCGTTCAAGATCCGCCGCGAGCGCCACAGCTGCACCAGCTGCCAGCGCTGCAGCGCCGCCTGCCCGGCGCTGCTGCCGGTACACCGGCTTGATACGGTGATGAGCGTGGAATGCACCGGCTGCCTCACCTGTGTCGACAGCTGCCCGCACGGCAGCCTGCGCATGGGAACCCTGATCGAACGCAAGCCCCTGCCACGCTGGGTTTTTCCGCTGCTGGTGCTGGTCCTCTACAGCGGCGGCGTCAGCCTCGGCATGGTCAGCGGCCACTGGCACAGCAGTCTGGAATACAGCGATTACCTGCGGCTGATCCCCCTGGCCGACCGCATCGGCCACTGA
- a CDS encoding PAS domain S-box protein produces the protein MTTATSPPDNAQRNLADLLRQAIDQAPDAILLADAGGAIRYWNRGAERLFGFSAAKALGASLDLIIPERLRERHWQGYHRVMAGAPSRYGDDLLAVPALHQNGQQLSSEFSIVLLHDGAGAPCAIAAILRDVSARHAREKDLRRKLTEVEQQLGATR, from the coding sequence ATGACGACCGCCACCTCGCCACCCGACAACGCGCAACGCAACCTCGCCGACCTGCTGCGCCAGGCCATCGACCAGGCACCCGATGCCATTCTGCTGGCGGATGCCGGCGGCGCCATCCGTTACTGGAATCGCGGCGCCGAGCGGCTGTTCGGCTTCAGCGCCGCCAAAGCCCTGGGGGCCTCCCTTGATCTGATCATTCCCGAGCGCCTGCGTGAACGCCATTGGCAGGGCTACCACCGGGTGATGGCCGGCGCGCCCAGCCGTTACGGCGACGATCTGCTGGCGGTGCCGGCCCTGCACCAAAACGGCCAGCAGCTATCGAGCGAGTTCAGCATTGTTCTGCTGCACGATGGCGCCGGCGCCCCCTGTGCCATTGCCGCCATCCTGCGCGATGTCAGCGCCCGTCACGCCCGCGAAAAGGACCTGCGCCGCAAACTGACCGAAGTGGAGCAACAGCTCGGCGCCACCCGCTGA